A region of the Gimesia sp. genome:
GGCTGCTTTTGTTCTATACTATAGCTTTGGTAAATCGACTTCAGACGTGGATGATTCCGTACAGTCTGCCGCCGATTCCCAGTCCATTGATTCCCTGTGATTTCTGTTTGTTGAGTGAAAGGTCTGCGTCGTGCTCTCGATTATGATTCCGGTATTGAATGAATCGGAAAGTCTGCCACAACTGTATCAGGAGATCTGCGAAACCAGCCAGCAGCATCAGATTGACCTGGAAATTATCTTTATTGACGACGGTTCGACCGACAAGTCCTGGGAACTGATCTCGCAACTGGCCAAGCAGGATGAACGCGTTTCGGGGATCCGTTTCCGTCGGAACTTCGCCAAGGCAGCCGCGCTGACTGCAGGCATGCGGTCCGCCCGCGGTTCGGTGATCATGATGATGGACGCCGACCTGCAGGATAACCCGAAAGAAATACCCCGCTTTCTGGACAAACTCAACGAAGGCTACGATGTCGTCAATGGCTGGAAAGAGCGCCGCCTCGACCCCTGGCATAAAGTGTATCCCAGTAAAGTCTTTAACTGGATGATCTGGAAACTGACCGGGCTCAAACTGCACGATCACAACTGTGGCTTCAAACTGTTCCGTAAAGAGGTCGCTGCGGAAATTCGTATCTACGGCGAGTTGCACCGTTTCATCGCCGTGCTGGCAGATGCCCGTGGATTTAAAGTGACCGAGATTCCCGTCCATCACCGCGAACGACAGCACGGTTATTCCAAGTATGGCGTGCGACGTTTCCTGCGCGGGTTCCTCGATCTGCTGACAGTTCGCTTCCTTACCGGTTATGGACAACGTCCACAGCACATGCTGGGCGCCATCGGCTTGAGCTGTCTGATGCTCGGATTCCTCGGACTGGGCTACCTGGGGGTTGTCTGGTTGTTGACCAATCTGTTTGGTCTGGGACTGGGACCGATTGGAAACCGTCCGCTGCTGGCCTATTCTGTCGCCGCAACCATCCTGGGAGCGCAAGCGATCAGCCTGGGGCTCTTGGCTGAACTGATTGTCGCCTATACCGGCCGTCATCAGGACACCTACAGCATTTCCGAACGAACGGAAACCGCCTCTCAAAACGAGCAGGAGATCATTATCTGATTGGCACATCTCCAACTGTCTCTATCCTGTAATCCTGTCCGGGCTGGAATGGCCTCCAGTCCACTGTCTGGGAATGAAATCATAGATGAAAATTACGTTCCTCGGTGCCGCCGGTGAGGTGACCGGCAGCCAACATTTGATCGAGACAGACGGGCGACGGATTCTGCTCGATTGTGGCCTGTTTCAGGGTCACCGGGCAGAGTCAT
Encoded here:
- a CDS encoding glycosyltransferase family 2 protein, whose protein sequence is MLSIMIPVLNESESLPQLYQEICETSQQHQIDLEIIFIDDGSTDKSWELISQLAKQDERVSGIRFRRNFAKAAALTAGMRSARGSVIMMMDADLQDNPKEIPRFLDKLNEGYDVVNGWKERRLDPWHKVYPSKVFNWMIWKLTGLKLHDHNCGFKLFRKEVAAEIRIYGELHRFIAVLADARGFKVTEIPVHHRERQHGYSKYGVRRFLRGFLDLLTVRFLTGYGQRPQHMLGAIGLSCLMLGFLGLGYLGVVWLLTNLFGLGLGPIGNRPLLAYSVAATILGAQAISLGLLAELIVAYTGRHQDTYSISERTETASQNEQEIII